Below is a genomic region from Prolixibacteraceae bacterium.
CCGCCTGATAAACCTACTACAACCTTTTTCTTCATTTTATCCTCTTCAAATAGCCAACAAAAATAGTTTTTTTCAAATACAAAGTGATGATTTTTCTCTTTTAAAGAGTATAAATAGACATATTCTTGTTTTGTGTATTGTCAATGAGAGGAAATAACAGAGTATACGTCATATTTTTACCAATCTATTTTTCAATCCTATAGTAATGCTCTATTTTTGTAGCACATCTTTATAGAGACATAGATAATGGAACAGCTTCATTACGATAAGACAAGGCGTTTTTTACATGAATGCTTAACAATGAATCATGAACAGTATAATCAATTCTTACCAGAAGTGGAAGCATTGGTTCAACAGCACGTGGGAGATAAGGTCTATTTCAGAGGGTTAATAGAGTTATCTAATATCTGTGTAAAAGATTGCTATTATTGTGGCATCAGGCGAACAAATTCTACAGCCCATCGCTATCAATTGTCTTTGGATGATGTTATGTCTGCTGTGGATATATCGTATGATCAACATTATGGTTCTATTGTTATTCAAGCAGGAGAGAGGTGTGATAAGGCTTTTGTTGACTATATCTCTTCGATATTAAAAGAGATAAAACAAAAATATGACGGAAAACTAGGTGTTACATTGTCCTTGGGAGAACAATCTAAAGCAACGCTTCAAAAGTGGTTTGAATTGGGGGCTCATCGTTACCTATTAAGGATTGAAACATCTAATCGTGAACTGTATCGAAAATGGCACCCTAATAACTGTCTACATGACTATGATAAGCGTATTGAAACATTAAGAACTCTTCGAGAAGTGGGCTATCAAGTGGGTACTGGTGTTCTTATCGGAGGCCCGTCTCAAACGGTGGAGGATCTAGTCGAAGATCTCCTGTTTTTTCAGTCTATTGATGTCGATATGATTGGAATGGGACCTTTTATTTCTCACCCCAATACACCATTCTATAATAAGAATGAGACGAACGAAGATTTGAAATCACGATATACCTTGGCTTTAAGAATGATTTCAGCATTGAGGTGGTTAATGCCAAATATTAATATTGCTGCAGCGACATCTTTACAGGCTATAGATCCTATGGGGCGAGAGATGGCCGTTAAGGCTGGTGCAAATATCATCATGCCTAATGTTACTCCAAAGCAGTCTAGGGTTGATTATCAGCTCTATCCAAATAAGCCTTGTGTTGATGAAGAAGCTTGGGAGTGTAAGGGGTGTTTGGATGCTCGTTTGTCGATGGTTGATAAAAGTGTAGGCTATAATGAATGGGGTGATTCTCCTCACTTTTTTGAACGATTATAAATTAGAATCTATTACAACTAATTGCTTGGGATTCGTGTTCTTCTGATATAACTTCCCATATAATGTTTTTGAATTAAATAAAGAGTTATGAAAAGTATTAAAGGAACCGAAACAGAAAAGAACTTGTTAAAAGCATTCGCAGGTGAGTCTCAAGCTAGAACTCGATATACTTTCTTTGCAAAGCAAGCACGTAAAGATGGATATGAACAGATTGCTGCTATTTTTGATGAGACTGCTGGTAATGAAGAAGTTCATGCAAAACGTTTTTTCTCATTCCTAGAGGGTGGTGAGGTTGAGATAACTGCTGCTTATCCTGCTGGAATCATTGGCACTACAGTACAGAACCTTTACGAAGCTGCTGCTGGTGAGAATGAAGAGTGGACTGAATTATATCCAACTTTTGCAGATATTGCAGAAAAAGAGGGATTTAATACTATTGCTGCTTGTTTTAGAAATGTTGCAAAGGTTGAGGTAGAGCACGAGAAGCGTTATAGAAAGCTGATTGAGCGCCTTGAGAAAGAAGAGGTTTTTGCAAGAGAGGAAGAAACTGTTTGGGTTTGTCGTCATTGTGGTCATGTGCATATTGGTAAAAATGCTCCTAAAGCATGTCCAACTTGTCTACATCCTCAAAGTTATTTTGAACAAAAAGCATATAACTATTAATTCATACCAAATACAATATTTAGGTGATGGGTGTTTTTGCGTATGATATTGGGATAGAATATTGTTTAAGATGTCAATATTGGAAAGGTTATTTTTCCGTTTTTCATTTTGTCTAAACAGAATACATACACAATAATTAACCTGTCATTTTTGAATATATCTGGTATAGAAAGCTACTATGCTTCAATGATAAAGAAGTATTGTAAAGAAAGAAATACACTGTAACTCGATTATAGTGTATTTTTTATGCCGTGTACTGAAAAAAAGTAAGCAAGGATGATAACATCCTTGCTTTTCCACCAACAAAAATTATTTAACCTCAAATACTTGAAATGAAAGACGACCACTTCTTTATTTTCAAGTGTTACAAATATATCATTATAAAAATGCAAAGCAAAATATTAATTAACATTTATTATTTAATAGAAACAACAAGTTGAGTCGGGAGTAATAGATGTCGTGGATATCATTAGGTGATTTACTATTTTAAGGTTGTTTACTCAAGTCTCTTTATAGAAGGAGTTATATGTAAATGGTGTGACAAACTTCATCGTGATAGGTTGTTCTGATTGAATTATTGGGTATCCTCCTAAAATATGAGGAGTTGTAATTTACTATGATTTATGTATGATCGCATGAGACTTTATTTCTAATAAATGAGGTCAATGAATCTCCAAGCCTGTACTATCTTTTGTCGTATATGGGTGAATAATATAGATTAATGGAGGTGATTTGAATGCTTTGTGCCCCGAGAATGGTTATAAATTGATTGGTTTAAACATCACTTATTTAAAATTCATGCATTAAAACAGTAATCATCGATGTGATTACTATTTTATGTAGATTGTTATTATTTTTGGATAACTTATAACTTTATATTCATTGAAATATGACAATTACAATTATTGTAATAATATACTTTGCAGCTCTTTTAGTGTTGGCTTTAAAGTCAAATAAGCAGGTGAAAGATTCAAAAGATTTTATTATTGCTGGAAGAAGTGGATCCGAATTAGATATAACGGGTAGTTTACTCGCTACTGTCGTGGGCAGTTCAGCCATATTAGGAACATTGAACTTAACAGTGTCACAGGGGTGGGCAGCTATGTGGTTTTTGTTCTCAGCCTCTTTGGGTCTGTGGTTTTTGGTGCCTAAAGCAGAAGCTATATATTCTCATGATAAGTTTACCTTGCCACAACTATTTGGTCGTTTTTATGGGGAGAGTGCAAAGAAGATCTCTTCGATCATTATTCCTATTGCTTGGGTAGGAATAGTCGCGGCTCAGTTGGTTGGTGCTGCAAAAATATTAGTCACACTTCTAGGGATCGGTTATGAGTTTGCTGTTATCGTCGCAGGGGTTATTTTGATTGTGTATACCGTATTAGGAGGTCAGATTTCAATATTAAAAACCGATAAACTTCAGGCATTCTTAATATATTTTGGCATTTTTATTTTGGCTATCTCATTGTTTGTGAAGGATACAAGTGTGCCATTTTCAACGTTGTCTGAGAGTTTTCCGTTCAATCAGACCTTTAAGATCTCCGATTTGGTAATTCTATTATTAACTTACTCTACGACTTTTCTTGTCGGTCCAGATATATATAGCCGTATTTTTTCGGCATCGTCTGCTTCCATTGGGAAAAAATCGGTTCGTAATGTAGCATTGATGCTTATTCCTTTTTCGATTGCTTTATGTTATGTTGGAATGTATATCAATGGGTTAGATCTTCCAATGAATAGCAAAGGAATAAATTTCATGGAGTTTTTGAAGTTTAATACATCTACCGTGATGTTTGCGATCTGTTCATTGGCTTTGTTGAGTGCAGTGTTGTCTTCTGCAGATACTACGTTACTGTCGGCATCAATTATTCTAATGGATTTTAAAGACAGACGGAAGGATCGAATGTTGTATGTGACTAGAGTACTGGTTCTTGTCTTGGGTGTCTTCTCTGTTTTAATTGCCTTGAAAATTAGCTCTATTATATCTATTCTATTGACATCACTTTCGTTTTATTCTGGAGCATTTGTATTGCCAATGGTTATTGCTTTGTTTTCAAAAATGAAACCAAAAGGGAGTGCTAATATTGCAATGATTACCGGTGGTTTAACTGCTTTGATAGGGAAGGTTTTGGTTAATCAAGGTTGGGAATATGGAAATTTGATTATAATATTGGCATTTGTATTAAATGGCTTTTGTCTTTTCTTTGTTGGTCGGTCACATGTAGACCATACAAATTAAGTCATGTTGTAAATTCATTTCAAACATATATTTAAGGAGAAATATTAAGATGATATTTCTCCTTACTTTTGGTGTGCCATGCATGTAAATTAACTAATCGGTGCAAGTCCGTAGTGGAGGTTTGTAGAGCCAACCACCTAGCAGAAGGCAAGGGTGCTTATCGTGAGGTATAACCTGAAGGAAGCCGTATGCAAAACTCTGATCCGAGGTATACGAATCTCATTAGGCGGTATATAACTGGATAAGCTTGCCAAACAAAGTGAAGTCCGAATTCTACACGGAGTTTATACCGTAGATGTGGCGGATAGATGGAGTGAAAGTTAATTTCCTTACCATGGGAGGTCTCACAGATGGATACAGTGTATTTTTTTCCTGTCCATTCAAAAAAAGTTAACTGTGAGAAGTCAGCCGAGGTCATAGTACTGTACCCACTTTACAGGAAGGACTGAATCTTAAATTGTACATAATACAGACTGTTACCTAATGAAGGGATCAATGCAGAAAATATCGGAAGATAGCTACTTAAGTGAAGGTAGAGCGGAACTCGAGAATAACTCAAGAGCGCACACTTTCAATGGGATAACTGAAGCCATTATGGAAACGACCATTACAACAGATAATTTATTAGAACGTGTCCTAGAATCAGATAACCTAAATAAGGCTTATTTACAGGTTTATCGTAATAAAGGGAGTCATGGAGTTGATGAGATGCAAGTGGAATCCTTAAAAGATTATCTCAGACTTCATCGAAAAGTTTTAATAACAGAACTACGAAAAGGTAAGTGTTAACCCGATGGCGAATTATCATTATTTCATGCGGCATATTTGATCGGAGTTTTGAAGAGCAAAGCGTATGAATATGCTAATACGAGGAAAAAGTATTGGCGCATTTCATTTCAAAGAGTCCAATTCTACAAACGACTATAACGAATAAGAATTTGGAGAAGGCAGGCTATATTACGCTAAGTGATTATTATCAGAAAGTAAAGTCGTGATTTAGGGAGTCGCCGTATACGAGACCCGTACGTACGGTGGTGTGGGAGGTGTACTGGAAGATTAAATATCTTCCAGCCATCTACCCGATCTGTTAATCTAGAATGAAGTTTAATCCAAGACGGATAGAAGCGAAACTTCCATTTTTGGGATTACTGTATGCAATTATGTTATCTGTAGCAGCATAGAAGTGGACAATTCCTGCTTTAACTGAGAGTCCAAGACCAACTTGACTACCGGATGTGTTCGACCAAGAATAATTGGAAGTAAGTTCAAATACATTACTTCTAATCGTTCCTGAAAGCTGAACAAGTGTTTCAGAGAAATCGTTGAAGGATTCATATTTGCTTAGAAATCCTGCAGTGAACCATTTTTCTGGGGTATAACTTGAGGTGATATATATTTTTGTAGGAAGAGTCATGTTGAATTTATCGGCTTTCTTTTTAATTCTAAAAGCCTGTTCAATTTCATCCATTAATGCATCCGATTGATCTTCTAACTCTTTGTATCCTGGTTGGTTATCGTTTACACTATTTGAGATATCTACCCCTTTGAAAGAATAGTGGCTCTGTTGATAGATCTGTGTGTTGTTTTTAAAACCTATCACACCAAGATCAATCACACTTAAACCAAACAACCACTCTTCGTTGTGTTGGTACTCTATACCAATGTCTAGACCAAAGCCAAGGTTGTCAAAATTACTAAAGTAGTCTTGATCAAAATTAGTATCTAGATCCTCAATATATTCATCTCCATTACTATCTGTTGCCATTGTGAAGTCGATAGGGGCCGAAACATTAATTTGACCAGCAGTGTAGATTTCAATAGACGAGAGATCTTTGGACTGAGTTCTTAAGCTTACTCCATTCGTCTCAATTCCTGCCATGCCAAAGAGTATTTTACCTCGAATACCTATTGTGAATTTATCATTGATAATTCGATCGTACCCTAAAGCGATTTCTCTATAGTGAAGCATGTTGAGGTCAATTTCTCCCGTGTTTATATTATTGAATCGAGAAACAACTCCATTAATGTCGACTGTAGATGTCCCATTTAGAATAAGGTCGGTTACCCCATTGCCAAAGCGAATATGTCCCAAAGCTTTCTCTTTAATTTGGATACTATAGTAGTCTTTATTGTTTTTAATTCCGACACCAAGCAGTCCAATCTCCGTAAATAAGCCAATGGTATTTTTACGGTCTAATTTACGGTGTATTTTTTCAGTATCAACTACAGTTTTTCCATCTTCAGTTGAAGTGATGTCGTTGTAGTTTAATCGTCCCGTTGTAAATTGAAAGTCGGTGTAATTTAGTACTGGTAACGTGAAATATGTCGATCTGTCTCTTAGTTTGTGAGCTGGGTTGATCTCCATTGAGTTTGGCCCATATAGATCATATAGTGTTGTATTCTGACCGAATGTTTTGAGTGTGAACAACAGTAATAAGACAGCTGCCGTTCTGAAAATATTAAATCTCATAATAGATGTGTTTCGTTGGTTAGTTTTCGATAGTAGCGTTGGCGTCTACTGCCAATTCAATATTGATAGTTTGATTACCATTCAAAAAAGCTTTGTCGTCATCTTTTGTGTCAATCATTAGTTTAATGATTATTTGATCAGTAAGATTTATATTTTCAATATCAGTCTCAGTTAGCTTAAGAGTTGAGTCTCCTTTTACTATCTCAATAGGGTGTCCTGATTCATCTACTTTTGCACTTATTATTGGTGGAAATGAGATTGGAGCCCCAATATTCTGTTTTGATTGACTACTATAAGGCTGAAGTATTGCAGCGATTTCAAACGGAATTTCGTGTTCATATTTTAAAATTAGTGAGGCGTTATTGATATATTCAATTTCATCCGATAGATCAATGGTATCACTGTATGATAGATTTTGTGCCTTGAATTGGAATGGCGTTTCCATCTTAAAATTAGCAGAGAAAGCACTGTTAGGAAAGATAATATTAGGATTCTCTTTAGTTACTGAGATAACAGTACCATTAAGATCTTTATTAATTGAGACATGTCCTTCAAATGTGATCTGTCTGCTTGGAGGAAGCCCCATGAAATTCACTATATTCGAATTGTCCTTATTGACGATATAATTTCCTACTTTAAAATTTGTTGGATCTATCGAAGATCTATCAGGTGTTGGGATCATATATGAGGGGGCATTGAGATCTATTTTTGTCATATCATTATCTACTCCCTCTATTAATGGCGAGATATAACAGTCTGCCACGATATTCGTTTTTGTGGTAAGAGTTATTGTTGGGTTTGTAAATAGAATTCCTGATCCGATTTCATCTAATGC
It encodes:
- the hydE gene encoding [FeFe] hydrogenase H-cluster radical SAM maturase HydE encodes the protein MEQLHYDKTRRFLHECLTMNHEQYNQFLPEVEALVQQHVGDKVYFRGLIELSNICVKDCYYCGIRRTNSTAHRYQLSLDDVMSAVDISYDQHYGSIVIQAGERCDKAFVDYISSILKEIKQKYDGKLGVTLSLGEQSKATLQKWFELGAHRYLLRIETSNRELYRKWHPNNCLHDYDKRIETLRTLREVGYQVGTGVLIGGPSQTVEDLVEDLLFFQSIDVDMIGMGPFISHPNTPFYNKNETNEDLKSRYTLALRMISALRWLMPNINIAAATSLQAIDPMGREMAVKAGANIIMPNVTPKQSRVDYQLYPNKPCVDEEAWECKGCLDARLSMVDKSVGYNEWGDSPHFFERL
- a CDS encoding sodium:solute symporter family protein; amino-acid sequence: MTITIIVIIYFAALLVLALKSNKQVKDSKDFIIAGRSGSELDITGSLLATVVGSSAILGTLNLTVSQGWAAMWFLFSASLGLWFLVPKAEAIYSHDKFTLPQLFGRFYGESAKKISSIIIPIAWVGIVAAQLVGAAKILVTLLGIGYEFAVIVAGVILIVYTVLGGQISILKTDKLQAFLIYFGIFILAISLFVKDTSVPFSTLSESFPFNQTFKISDLVILLLTYSTTFLVGPDIYSRIFSASSASIGKKSVRNVALMLIPFSIALCYVGMYINGLDLPMNSKGINFMEFLKFNTSTVMFAICSLALLSAVLSSADTTLLSASIILMDFKDRRKDRMLYVTRVLVLVLGVFSVLIALKISSIISILLTSLSFYSGAFVLPMVIALFSKMKPKGSANIAMITGGLTALIGKVLVNQGWEYGNLIIILAFVLNGFCLFFVGRSHVDHTN
- a CDS encoding DUF5723 family protein, which translates into the protein MRFNIFRTAAVLLLLFTLKTFGQNTTLYDLYGPNSMEINPAHKLRDRSTYFTLPVLNYTDFQFTTGRLNYNDITSTEDGKTVVDTEKIHRKLDRKNTIGLFTEIGLLGVGIKNNKDYYSIQIKEKALGHIRFGNGVTDLILNGTSTVDINGVVSRFNNINTGEIDLNMLHYREIALGYDRIINDKFTIGIRGKILFGMAGIETNGVSLRTQSKDLSSIEIYTAGQINVSAPIDFTMATDSNGDEYIEDLDTNFDQDYFSNFDNLGFGLDIGIEYQHNEEWLFGLSVIDLGVIGFKNNTQIYQQSHYSFKGVDISNSVNDNQPGYKELEDQSDALMDEIEQAFRIKKKADKFNMTLPTKIYITSSYTPEKWFTAGFLSKYESFNDFSETLVQLSGTIRSNVFELTSNYSWSNTSGSQVGLGLSVKAGIVHFYAATDNIIAYSNPKNGSFASIRLGLNFILD
- a CDS encoding rubrerythrin family protein, giving the protein MKSIKGTETEKNLLKAFAGESQARTRYTFFAKQARKDGYEQIAAIFDETAGNEEVHAKRFFSFLEGGEVEITAAYPAGIIGTTVQNLYEAAAGENEEWTELYPTFADIAEKEGFNTIAACFRNVAKVEVEHEKRYRKLIERLEKEEVFAREEETVWVCRHCGHVHIGKNAPKACPTCLHPQSYFEQKAYNY